The following DNA comes from Micromonospora chokoriensis.
GCGTCCTCCTGCCGGGCGGCCAACACCCGGGCCACGGCCTGCATCATGTTCGGGATCCCCTTGTCGACCAGGTCGTCTGCCCGCATGGAGAAGTCGATGTCGACGTACGTCTCCGGCTCCCACTCCCAGCGGGCACCGTCGTCGGCCTCGGCATCGAAATAGCCCTGGCTGCCTGAGGAGACGGTCAGCGCGTACCCGCGGGTGTCGTAGAGGCGGGCACTGAGCAGCCGTGGGTTGGTGCCGCTCGGTCTGGGCTTCTCGGCGGGTTCGGCTGCCACGAGATCAGCCACGTGGTCCAGGGGCAGGTCACCGGCGAGGGTCAACCTGAACTCGACAG
Coding sequences within:
- a CDS encoding SitI3 family protein — translated: MAVEFRLTLAGDLPLDHVADLVAAEPAEKPRPSGTNPRLLSARLYDTRGYALTVSSGSQGYFDAEADDGARWEWEPETYVDIDFSMRADDLVDKGIPNMMQAVARVLAARQEDAALVQNGNWLLLTRVGGELRRHRPTWWSHYGINDLITP